A genomic window from Rosettibacter firmus includes:
- a CDS encoding multiheme c-type cytochrome translates to MKLFKLIVFTFIFSFMCINGQSGLGSFKYDDFKTPKYCGSCHTDFYQQWSQAMMSQAYTHEWDEIEYFKLAVPHAEKDEKVAEVKAGCNGCHSPIAFLAGDVPPPLPSKNSRANESVSCDVCHSISGYAGDTPYNYNYIMKPGKTKFSSRKPEVESPAHEIEVNPLLKSGDFCGICHNEKSPYGVWVKSTQLEWKEGPYAKEGVQCQDCHMPKAEMKTASMGNKYTDARLHLFHGAHDPGKVRGAIELRINPDVKEVEPGSVVKFTVALFNQKTGHKFPTGSVEDRIVWLHVEAVDSKGNVYHLPVDKKGFEGEEYTIGSNALAYQDMGIALNIPDFKGVQRDGIPIGDRIFRMPYFDPQGRMTIQQWNTASLGVDYRIGPRETKIETFTFKIPDNAPPGKLKVTATLNYQLLVKPVADFLGVPESESQIVKVNEHSTELTILQ, encoded by the coding sequence ATGAAACTATTTAAACTTATTGTCTTCACCTTTATATTTTCATTTATGTGTATTAATGGGCAAAGTGGTTTGGGAAGTTTTAAATATGATGATTTTAAAACTCCTAAATATTGCGGTTCATGTCATACAGATTTTTATCAGCAATGGAGTCAAGCAATGATGTCTCAGGCATATACTCATGAGTGGGATGAAATTGAATATTTCAAATTAGCTGTACCGCATGCAGAAAAAGATGAAAAAGTTGCAGAAGTAAAAGCCGGTTGTAATGGATGTCATTCACCAATTGCATTTTTAGCAGGAGATGTTCCACCACCTTTACCCAGCAAAAATTCACGAGCAAATGAATCAGTCTCCTGCGACGTTTGTCATAGCATATCTGGTTATGCTGGAGATACACCTTATAATTATAACTATATTATGAAACCAGGTAAAACAAAATTCTCATCACGCAAGCCTGAAGTAGAATCACCTGCACATGAAATTGAGGTTAATCCTTTATTAAAGTCAGGAGATTTTTGTGGAATCTGCCACAATGAAAAATCACCTTATGGTGTCTGGGTTAAATCAACACAACTTGAGTGGAAAGAAGGACCTTATGCAAAAGAAGGTGTACAATGTCAGGATTGTCATATGCCAAAAGCAGAAATGAAAACTGCATCGATGGGAAATAAATATACTGATGCAAGATTACATCTTTTCCATGGTGCTCACGATCCGGGAAAAGTAAGAGGTGCAATAGAATTAAGAATTAATCCTGATGTTAAAGAGGTAGAACCGGGCAGTGTTGTTAAGTTTACTGTTGCATTATTCAATCAAAAGACCGGACATAAATTTCCAACCGGCTCTGTAGAAGATAGAATCGTATGGCTTCATGTTGAAGCTGTTGATTCGAAAGGAAATGTTTATCATTTACCGGTTGATAAAAAAGGTTTTGAAGGAGAAGAATACACAATTGGAAGCAATGCTTTAGCTTATCAGGATATGGGAATAGCATTAAATATACCTGATTTCAAAGGAGTTCAACGAGATGGAATTCCAATCGGAGATAGAATTTTTAGAATGCCATATTTTGATCCCCAGGGAAGAATGACAATTCAACAATGGAATACAGCTTCTCTTGGGGTTGATTATAGAATTGGTCCACGCGAAACTAAAATAGAAACGTTCACATTTAAAATCCCTGATAACGCACCACCCGGAAAATTAAAAGTTACTGCAACATTAAACTATCAACTTCTGGTAAAACCTGTTGCAGATTTTCTTGGTGTTCCCGAGAGCGAATCTCAAATTGTAAAAGTAAATGAACATTCAACAGAACTTACTATCCTTCAATAG
- a CDS encoding Dps family protein has protein sequence MEMILSSVSKAKIAEILKPILADQFVLYTKARNYHWNVQGSQFLTLHKKFEELYNELADDIDETAERIRAYGLYAPGTMKEFLKIAQLKEEAEGNYPDQFEMVKRIANDYDFLASRIRDIGYEVQSEFGDEVTAGKLYSIAERYEKHVWLLKSIIEGGN, from the coding sequence ATGGAAATGATATTAAGTAGTGTTTCAAAAGCTAAGATAGCTGAAATTTTAAAGCCTATTCTGGCAGATCAATTTGTGCTTTATACAAAAGCAAGAAATTATCACTGGAATGTTCAGGGTTCTCAATTTTTAACACTTCATAAAAAATTCGAAGAACTTTATAACGAATTAGCTGATGATATTGATGAAACAGCAGAAAGAATACGTGCTTATGGTTTATATGCTCCAGGTACTATGAAAGAATTTTTGAAAATTGCACAATTAAAAGAAGAAGCTGAAGGAAATTATCCAGATCAATTTGAAATGGTAAAAAGAATTGCTAATGACTATGATTTCCTTGCATCAAGGATTAGAGATATTGGTTACGAAGTTCAATCTGAATTTGGAGATGAAGTTACTGCCGGGAAATTATATAGCATTGCAGAAAGATATGAAAAACATGTGTGGTTATTAAAATCAATAATTGAAGGAGGGAATTAA
- a CDS encoding NAD(P)/FAD-dependent oxidoreductase has product MKLGDINLRNNFFMSPVKTGYGDSEGNITERHLAFWDKRSKHVAAVIFEPFFIDKKVRELATQIGIDDDNKIEGHKKLVEVVHQNGAKAVAHINHPGRMANPKLPNNIYLSASDIECPNGGQKPKALSIEEIKLVQQQYVDAAIRAEKSGYDFIELQFGLGYLIAQFISPNSNKRNDEYGGNLENRLRFGLEILQGIKSSVHLPIIVRLSGDEKYEGGLTINETIEIAKILEQEKIAALHITSGDACMSPPWYYQHHFIPKGKTWELAKKIKEKVTLPIITVGQINEPEDIEEILSNNAANFIAIGRALIADPDFVGKYLKQVEGRIRPCSSCLTGCLGRIKIGKGLQCEINPLVGRELEEITPALEKKNYAVVGGGLAGMQAALALKQRGHKVTLFEKDKLGGQFNFAPLPSQKNSLQKQIDYFVNEIKDKKIEVINKEATADDLIGKFDGVIIATGSKPFIPPIEGLKEYHWAEILYEFNLPKNKNVLIIGGGLIGVEIANTLVDYGNNITIIEALDDIARDMEMVTRKLNLMKLKKANVQIFTNSIVSKIDGSKVYFTQTNGTDKEHILENIDVFVIAAGMRPNKELIEQLENKIPYYVVGDADKIGDAVSAIQSGYFIAKEL; this is encoded by the coding sequence ATGAAATTAGGAGATATTAATTTACGAAACAATTTTTTTATGTCTCCTGTAAAGACTGGTTATGGAGATTCAGAAGGAAATATTACTGAACGTCATCTTGCCTTCTGGGATAAAAGATCTAAACATGTTGCCGCAGTAATATTTGAACCATTCTTTATTGATAAAAAAGTCCGCGAACTTGCAACTCAAATTGGGATTGATGATGACAACAAAATTGAAGGACATAAAAAATTAGTTGAAGTTGTTCATCAAAATGGAGCAAAAGCAGTTGCACACATTAATCATCCGGGTAGAATGGCAAATCCGAAATTGCCCAATAATATTTATCTTTCCGCATCAGATATTGAATGTCCAAACGGTGGACAGAAACCAAAAGCACTTTCAATCGAAGAAATAAAACTTGTTCAGCAGCAATATGTTGATGCAGCAATTCGTGCAGAAAAATCTGGTTATGATTTTATTGAATTACAATTTGGTCTTGGATATCTAATTGCTCAATTTATCTCACCAAATTCAAATAAAAGAAATGATGAATATGGTGGTAATCTGGAAAACCGATTAAGATTTGGTTTGGAAATATTGCAAGGAATAAAATCTTCTGTTCACCTTCCAATCATTGTAAGATTAAGTGGCGATGAGAAATATGAAGGTGGATTAACAATCAACGAAACAATTGAAATTGCTAAAATTCTTGAACAGGAAAAAATTGCAGCTCTTCACATTACAAGTGGAGATGCCTGTATGAGTCCACCTTGGTATTATCAGCATCATTTTATTCCTAAAGGAAAAACCTGGGAACTTGCAAAAAAGATTAAAGAAAAAGTTACACTCCCAATCATTACAGTTGGACAAATAAATGAACCAGAAGATATCGAAGAAATTTTATCAAACAATGCAGCAAATTTTATAGCAATAGGAAGAGCATTAATTGCCGACCCTGATTTTGTTGGCAAATATTTAAAACAAGTTGAAGGAAGAATTCGACCTTGTAGCTCGTGTTTAACAGGCTGTCTTGGAAGAATAAAAATTGGTAAAGGATTGCAATGCGAAATTAATCCACTTGTCGGAAGAGAGCTTGAAGAAATTACTCCTGCTTTAGAAAAAAAGAATTATGCTGTTGTTGGTGGTGGATTAGCAGGAATGCAGGCTGCTTTAGCATTAAAACAACGCGGTCATAAAGTAACATTATTTGAAAAAGATAAACTTGGTGGACAATTTAACTTTGCACCACTTCCTTCACAGAAAAATTCATTGCAGAAACAGATTGATTATTTTGTTAATGAAATTAAAGACAAAAAAATTGAAGTCATAAACAAAGAAGCAACTGCAGATGATTTAATCGGAAAATTTGATGGAGTAATAATTGCAACCGGTTCAAAACCATTTATTCCCCCGATAGAAGGATTAAAAGAATATCACTGGGCAGAAATTCTCTATGAATTTAATCTCCCCAAAAATAAAAATGTGCTAATTATTGGCGGTGGATTAATAGGAGTTGAAATAGCAAATACATTGGTTGATTATGGAAATAATATAACCATTATCGAAGCACTTGATGATATTGCCCGCGATATGGAAATGGTTACTCGTAAATTGAATTTAATGAAACTGAAAAAAGCAAATGTCCAGATTTTTACAAATTCAATAGTAAGTAAAATTGATGGTAGTAAAGTTTATTTTACTCAAACAAATGGAACTGATAAAGAACATATACTTGAAAACATTGATGTTTTTGTAATTGCAGCAGGAATGCGACCAAATAAAGAATTAATTGAACAACTTGAAAATAAAATTCCATATTATGTTGTTGGAGATGCAGATAAAATTGGTGATGCAGTTTCAGCAATTCAAAGTGGATATTTTATTGCAAAAGAACTTTAA
- a CDS encoding NifB/NifX family molybdenum-iron cluster-binding protein, which translates to MLILISSDSNNLDSPVAKRFGHANYYILYNTETKTYEVFENTEHGHHHENLQKYLDMGVEIFLVGNIGPHAFEMINTTKSKVYLARKMSVKEAIEKFLNGELQQLYEPTAKRSIGEHH; encoded by the coding sequence ATGCTAATTTTAATAAGCTCAGATTCAAACAATCTTGATAGTCCAGTAGCAAAACGATTTGGACATGCAAACTATTATATACTATATAACACTGAAACTAAAACTTATGAAGTATTTGAAAACACAGAACATGGGCATCATCATGAAAACTTACAAAAATATTTAGATATGGGAGTTGAAATATTTTTAGTAGGTAATATTGGTCCACATGCCTTTGAAATGATTAATACTACTAAAAGCAAAGTTTACTTAGCAAGAAAAATGTCTGTGAAAGAAGCAATAGAAAAATTTTTGAATGGAGAATTACAGCAACTCTACGAGCCAACAGCTAAAAGAAGTATTGGCGAACATCATTGA
- a CDS encoding peroxiredoxin, with protein MKKGIPLLGERMPGIEVQTTHGKKRIPEDYAGKWIVLFSHPADFTPVCTTEFVAFAKRNEEFKKLNAELIGLSIDQVFSHIKWVEWIKENIGVEIPFPIIADDMGKVATTFGMVHPGKGTNTVRAVFIIDPQGIIRLMIYYPPEVGRQIDEILRALKALQISDQNKVALPENWPNNELIQDKVIIPPPKDIVEAEKRKKEFEGYDWWFTYKSL; from the coding sequence ATTAAGAAAGGTATTCCTCTATTAGGCGAAAGAATGCCCGGTATCGAAGTTCAAACAACACACGGAAAAAAAAGAATTCCTGAAGATTATGCTGGTAAGTGGATTGTTTTATTCAGTCATCCTGCAGATTTTACACCAGTATGCACAACAGAATTTGTTGCCTTTGCAAAACGGAATGAGGAGTTTAAGAAATTAAATGCAGAATTAATTGGTTTATCGATCGATCAGGTTTTTTCTCATATTAAATGGGTTGAATGGATAAAGGAAAATATTGGAGTTGAAATTCCTTTCCCGATTATTGCTGATGATATGGGAAAAGTAGCAACTACATTTGGAATGGTTCATCCTGGTAAAGGGACAAACACAGTAAGAGCAGTTTTTATAATTGATCCTCAGGGAATAATTAGATTAATGATTTATTATCCACCTGAAGTAGGAAGACAGATTGATGAAATTTTACGAGCATTAAAAGCATTGCAAATTTCTGATCAGAATAAAGTTGCTTTACCAGAAAACTGGCCTAATAATGAATTAATTCAGGATAAGGTTATAATTCCACCACCAAAAGATATTGTAGAAGCAGAAAAAAGAAAGAAAGAATTTGAAGGTTATGATTGGTGGTTTACTTATAAATCATTATAA
- a CDS encoding bifunctional diaminohydroxyphosphoribosylaminopyrimidine deaminase/5-amino-6-(5-phosphoribosylamino)uracil reductase RibD, giving the protein MNDDIKYLKHCLELALRGKDKVEPNPMVGAVIVKDNKIISEGWHEYFGGPHAEANAIKNSKLNLEGATLYCNLEPCSHTDKKTPPCVPLIIQNKIARVVICTLDPNPKVNGNGVKKLIDAGIKVEIGLLENEAKELNKNYFEQFNCKNV; this is encoded by the coding sequence GTGAATGACGATATTAAATATCTTAAACATTGTTTAGAACTGGCATTGAGAGGAAAAGATAAAGTTGAGCCAAATCCAATGGTGGGAGCTGTAATTGTTAAGGATAATAAAATAATTTCAGAAGGCTGGCATGAATATTTTGGTGGACCACATGCTGAGGCTAATGCAATTAAAAATTCTAAATTAAATCTCGAAGGTGCTACACTTTATTGTAATTTAGAACCCTGTAGCCATACAGATAAAAAAACTCCACCATGTGTTCCTTTAATAATTCAAAATAAAATTGCTCGTGTTGTTATTTGTACTTTAGACCCCAATCCAAAAGTTAATGGTAACGGAGTTAAAAAATTAATAGATGCTGGTATTAAAGTAGAAATCGGTTTACTCGAAAATGAAGCAAAAGAATTAAATAAAAATTATTTCGAACAATTTAATTGTAAAAATGTTTAG
- a CDS encoding sigma-54-dependent Fis family transcriptional regulator codes for MNEVELLQSQLTYLTPQKTMEIVLDTISEIIPYELAVILSKEPNDYLKVRYVRGSLVNERLKNYEIPLSSRPDIQEVLQIGEVKLVEETKNPEHVDTYKGIVDLPIGHSCMLAPLKINGEPFGLMTLDHSQCDMFTPQRVSIANSLTKLIALALAQTIVNDTLMSEKETLIYERNSLIGDINTVYEGLIGNTPVWLQVIEKIKLVAPTDSHVMILGETGTGKELVARAIHALSKRSSKPFITLNCSALNYNLAESELFGHEKGAFTGATSTRRGRFELADGGILFLDEIGDLPLEIQPKLLRAIQEGTFERLGSEKTIHADVRIICATNVDLEQKVKEGKFREDLFYRLNVFPIYLPPLRERKEDIYLLTNYFLEKLSQKFENKKFTITKEALKLLNENPWYGNIRELQNTLERAAILSKDGTIRASHLIFEKKSGTKDFIKENNISIGSFEEETKKIIKKALELCNGKIYGKDGAAALLKLKPTTLQSKIKKLKINYK; via the coding sequence ATGAATGAGGTTGAACTTTTACAATCACAACTAACTTACCTAACTCCTCAGAAAACAATGGAAATAGTTTTAGATACAATTAGTGAAATAATTCCTTATGAGCTTGCTGTAATTTTAAGCAAAGAACCAAATGACTATTTAAAAGTAAGATATGTAAGAGGAAGTCTTGTAAATGAAAGACTTAAAAACTATGAAATACCTTTATCAAGTCGACCGGATATACAGGAAGTTTTACAAATTGGTGAAGTAAAACTTGTAGAAGAAACAAAAAATCCAGAACATGTTGATACATACAAAGGGATTGTTGATTTACCAATTGGACATTCATGTATGCTTGCACCTTTAAAAATTAATGGAGAACCATTTGGACTTATGACACTTGATCATAGTCAATGCGATATGTTTACACCACAACGAGTAAGTATTGCAAATTCTCTAACAAAATTAATTGCACTTGCTCTTGCACAAACCATTGTAAATGATACTCTTATGAGTGAAAAGGAAACTTTAATTTATGAACGAAATTCACTTATTGGAGATATAAATACAGTTTATGAAGGATTAATTGGAAATACACCTGTATGGTTACAGGTAATTGAAAAAATTAAATTAGTAGCTCCCACAGATTCTCATGTTATGATTTTAGGTGAGACAGGCACAGGTAAAGAACTTGTAGCAAGAGCTATTCATGCTTTATCAAAGAGATCATCAAAACCTTTCATAACATTAAATTGTTCTGCTCTTAATTACAACTTGGCAGAAAGTGAATTATTTGGTCACGAAAAAGGAGCTTTTACCGGAGCTACATCAACACGGCGTGGTAGATTTGAACTTGCAGATGGTGGTATTTTATTTCTTGATGAAATTGGTGATCTCCCGCTCGAAATTCAACCAAAACTTCTCAGAGCAATTCAAGAAGGAACATTTGAAAGACTCGGCAGCGAAAAAACTATTCATGCTGATGTTAGAATTATTTGTGCTACAAATGTCGATCTCGAACAAAAAGTAAAAGAAGGAAAATTTAGAGAAGATTTATTTTATCGATTAAATGTATTTCCTATCTATCTTCCCCCACTTCGAGAAAGAAAAGAAGATATTTACTTATTAACAAATTACTTTTTAGAAAAACTTTCCCAAAAATTTGAGAATAAAAAATTTACCATAACAAAAGAAGCTTTGAAATTATTAAATGAAAATCCATGGTATGGAAATATACGAGAGCTTCAAAATACACTCGAAAGAGCTGCAATACTAAGTAAAGATGGAACTATAAGAGCTTCTCATTTAATCTTTGAAAAAAAGAGTGGAACAAAAGATTTTATTAAAGAAAATAATATATCAATTGGTTCTTTCGAAGAAGAGACAAAAAAAATTATTAAAAAAGCTTTAGAACTCTGTAATGGTAAAATTTATGGCAAAGATGGTGCAGCTGCACTTTTGAAATTAAAACCAACTACACTGCAGAGTAAAATAAAAAAGTTAAAGATAAACTATAAATAA